The Miscanthus floridulus cultivar M001 chromosome 7, ASM1932011v1, whole genome shotgun sequence genome includes a region encoding these proteins:
- the LOC136463214 gene encoding uncharacterized protein, giving the protein MPGSQNGGPRPRPVKAETIHGLARAGDFAGVQRKLRENPALLNDKNPVMCQTPLHVAAGYNNTEIVKFLLNQQGAETVDLEAKNMYGETPLHMAVKNSSCGSTNLLLEHGAHIEAKANNGMTPLHLAVWHALQAGDCSTVSVLLSYNADCFAKDDEGKMPLNHIPGGAGSEKLLKLLTHHMEEQRKKKALMSCLEGKAMSELEEAISQIVGLQELKMQLRRWARGMLFDEKRRAMGLGIARRRAPHMAFLGNPGTGKTMVARILGKLLHMVGILPTDKVTEVQRTDLVGEFVGHTGAKTRRKIQDAEGGILFVDEAYRLIPMQKSDDKDYGLEALEEIMSVMDSGKIVVIFAGYCEPMKRVIASNDGFCRRVTKFFYFDDFSTTELAEILHMKMKSPSESSLLYGFKLHPSCSIEVIGELIARETTEERRKQMNGGLVDTLLINARENLDSRLDFNCNDTDTMITITLEDLEAGLRQISRQQQLQ; this is encoded by the exons ATGCCGGGGAGCCAGAACGGGGGGCCGAGGCCTCGGCCGGTCAAAGCCGAGACCATCCACGGTCTTGCGCGCGCCGGCGACTTCGCCGGCGTCCAGAGGAAGCTGCGGGAGAACCCCGCCCTCCTCAACGACAAGAATCCCGTG ATGTGTCAAACACCACTTCATGTTGCTGCTGGCTACAATAATACAGAAATAGTCAAGTTCTTGCTTAACCAGCAAGGTGCAGAAACAGTTGATCTGGAGGCAAAGAACATg TATGGAGAGACTCCTCTGCATATGGCAGTGAAGAACAGTTCTTGCGGATCAACAAATCTACTCCTTGAACATGGTGCACACATAGAAGCCAAAGCCAAT AACGGCATGACACCATTGCACTTAGCTGTCTGGCATGCACTTCAAGCTGGAGACTGCAGCACAGTTAGCGTGTTACTAAGCTACAACGCGGATTGCTTTGCAAAAGATGAT GAAGGCAAAATGCCCTTAAATCATATTCCGGGAGGAGCTGGTAGTGAGAAGCTGCTGAAACTCCTCACTCATCATATGGAAgagcaaagaaaaaagaaagctCTCATGTCATGCCTCGAAGGGAAAGCAATGTCAGAGTTGGAAGAGGCAATATCACAAATTGTTGGATTGCAGGAGCTAAAAATGCAATTGCGCCGATGGGCAAGGGGAATGCTTTTTGATGAGAAGCGACGGGCTATGGGCTTAGGGATTGCTAGAAGGAGAGCTCCCCATATGGCATTTCTTGGCAATCCGGGAACTG GCAAAACTATGGTTGCTCGAATTCTTGGAAAGCTCCTTCACATGGTTGGAATTCTCCCTACTGACAAAGTAACTGAAGTTCAGCGAACTGATCTTGTTGGAGAATTCGTGGGGCATACTGGAGCAAAGACTAGAAGGAAG ATACAAGACGCAGAGGGAGGTATTCTCTTCGTGGATGAAGCTTACAGGTTGATACCAATGCAAAAATCTGATGACAAGGATTATGGTTTAGAAGCCTTGGAGGAAATAATGTCTGTAATGGACAGTGGCAAGATAGTTGTCATATTTGCTGGGTACTGTGAGCCAATGAAGCGAGTCATCGCCTCGAATGATGGCTTCTGTAGGCGGGTCACAAAATTCTTCTATTTTGACGATTTCAGCACGACAGAACTAGCAGAGATCCTACATATGAAGATGAAGAGCCCAAGTGAGAGTAGCTTGCTTTATGGGTTTAAGCTACACCCAAGCTGCAGCATTGAAGTCATTGGAGAGCTGATTGCCAGAGAGACCACCGAAGAGCGGCGGAAACAGATGAATGGAGGCCTTGTAGACACACTGCTCATCAATGCCCGTGAGAACCTGGATTCACGGCTTGATTTCAACTGCAATGACACTGATACTATGATCACGATCACGTTGGAAGATCTGGAAGCAGGGCTTCGCCAGATTTCCAGACAACAGCAATTGCAGTGA